The Arabidopsis thaliana chromosome 5, partial sequence genomic interval aattatttttagttacttGCATTGTTGATTGATTGTTTCAGCTTATCAAGCCTTGAATCCATGAGAAATGTGATGGATCTTGTGAATGACATGGTTCAAGCCGTTAATCCTTCTGATAAATCAGTATGTGTGGAATTAATCACTCTGTTTCAACAATACTTAAATCTCTCTAATAATATCTCTGGTTTGgtaaaatatatcatttttcataTGCAGGCCTTAAAAGATGAGCTAATAGTTGATCTAGTAGAGCAGTGCAGATCTAATCAGAAGAAACTAATCCAGATGCTCACTACAACTGCGTCTGTCTTCTCCACCTTTCTCTactacatcttcttcttcttcagctttacTTGTTCTTCTTACCAATAAGACATCTGTTCTGCCTTCTTCTTGCCTGCAGGGACGAGGATGTTCTGGCACGTGGTCTCGAGCTGAATGACTCTTTGCAGGTAGTGCTCGCTAGACACGACGCTATTGCCTCTGGCGTCTCTCTTCCTTTGTTGTTGCAGGCCCCAGAGCCAAGAGAGACAAGCTCTTCCCTCAAGACTTGTGGTGCTGCTGCTCTTGAGTCTGCTGACTctgagtcttcttcatcatcatcgagcAGTGAAAGTGAAACAGATGAAGTGGAGGATGTTAAAGATGACTTTATACAGCTAGCCAAAAGGTTAACCATTCACTCACTAACTCAAACACACTAGTACCTTGCCAGTCACAAACTAGTTTATAGACGACATTCTCGAATTTGCAGGCATGCTCTATTAAATGCCCTACAcagcgatgaagaagaagaaacattgCTTCTAGGCAACGACAATGAAAAaacagcagaagcagaagccAAGACACAGTGCAAAGATCTAGCTTTGTTcgacacaacaacaacaacaaccaccaaGTCAGAGCAGGATATTATTGAACTTCTCAGCCTAACTCTGTCAACAACTGCTCTGCCCTCCCCACAAACGCAACCGCAGACGCAGCACCCATCGTTTTTTGCTGATGATAATATTCTTATGAACAGCTACGTTGTCCCCTGGGCACAGTCCCAAGAAGAACCACAAGTCCCAAAAATGACTCAGTTTGCTCCATCAGGACCTCAGTTTCAGCCATGGCCTCTGCAGCAGCAACAACCGTATTCATACGGTTATCCTCAGCCACAATGGAGCGGTGGCCAAGTAAACAGTAATGACACAACATTCTGGAGCCAAGGAGGCAATGAGAATATGGTCTTTGAGAGAAACTTGCAAGTCTCAAACTCATTTCCTGCTAGAGCCACGGGCACATCCGGTGCTGCTACTGCGGCTACAGTGGACAGGCAGCCGTAGAGGCCATATGTTCCTCCATACAAATTGTTTGAAGATCTTAACGTTTTCCGGAACACAGATGGGGGCGTTAGGAGTAGCAAATAACTATGTTGTAATTAGGATATAATACTTCCAAAAGACATTCAAATTCTATTAGAAATTGACAAAGATAACTAATAAGACTTTCAAAGTGAGGCAAAAATCTTTGGaaacataatatatttgataagGAATAAATAGTTGAAGTTGACACAGAATGACTACTATTTACAAAGCATTTACATGCGTAAATTCTATTTGGCAAAGCCTCCTCAATTAGTTTTGCTTGGATCTTCTCATCGGAGGCTAGTTAATCAATTCTATAAATAACACCTAATTTTACCCCAACTCCATATTCACTTTGCATTTGATTAACTTACTAGTTGTCATGATCTATCTTGGTAATTGTGTGTTGTGGTGGGTGTATAAGGAGACGAAGGAGCCAGCAGCCCCTGCGGCTAACAACATCTGGTAAGGGTGAAAGGCGAGGCAACTGACTGGGCCAATCTGTTGGCCCATGAAGGAAGTGTGGTACTTTATGATCCCAAGTTGCTCTCCTTTAAGGCTGAACACTTTTATTAGCTGTTTTGCTGACCCGCTCGCTATGATTGGAGCATGTCTATGAACACCCAATGCTGTCAGTGATCCTCTATGCGCGTCTATAGTCAGGTATGTCTCCTTTGGTCTTCTCAGATCCAGAAACTGAATGTCACCTGCTTGTGATGCGCTCACAATCTGAGACAACAAACATGTCAAGTGAGTAACTAAATGCCTTTTGTACTGACTGGCGAGAATCAGAGATTTGGGTGTGTAACCTTTGCTGGATCGAGTCCAGGCTGAAAGCTGAGTCCAACTACTTTTTCTACTCGCTGATGAGGCCGAGTGGCGCACACAAGACTATACATTGGAGAAGTGAGATTTCTTCTACTCTTGAACTAATAATCTTTGTTACTATGTTTAAAATCCAAAGGTGAGAGAATTAAACAAGCTCTCTAAGGTAACTTACAAGTCAGGTGTGCGAACGTCGTAGAGTCTTACAGATCCATCCGCAAAACCAGCAGCAAGTTGACTCCCATGCACTTGAGAAGCCGACTGcaaataaacacacacatacaaaTAAAGAGACTCATCAAGCAAGATCCGACTAGTCCTTGAGATCCTGTCTTCATTTAGACGAAAAGAAGATCTAGATAGTATCTATTTGTAACACAGATATCCAAGTTTGCATATGCTGGCTTACAAGGGCTGTGACGCTGCACCCGGATTCAAAGGGCATAGATTTGACGAGCTGTTCTTTATCCAGGTCCCAAACCATGATTGATAACGATTCCCCAGAAACATACTGTAGACACCAATAATGCGTCAAATACAAAGTAGATAAGTTTCACAACTccaaatataaaatgatagCATGTTGTTAATGGAGTGGCCATATACCAGGTAACCTGACTGTTGTTGCCAGTCCACGACAGCGTTCAGGCCACTTGCACCAGGCTTCTGACCTTGGATTGACGAAAACCCTGTGACAAGTTTTTGTCTACCCTTTGTTGCGTAGTCTTTCCATATACGGACTGATCCATCGCCTACATGAGATTTCAGAACCACAAGTAAGAGCTTTTAACAGCCATACTCAATCAATAACTAACTTGCAAAAGACGCTCTGGAAAGAGTTGGAACATTACAAGAGGCAACAAGTAGCAGAGAGTCATCAAGTTCATTGACAAGGCAGAGATTTGAAATTCCTTTGTCAGGAAAATCGTTATTGTCAAAGCCATTAAGAAGAGTTGCTTCCTCGTAATTCCACACCCTGACAGGAAAGACAGCTAAACTTAGAGTCCAAGTGTCCAACAGAGGCAATTAAGTCAAAAAGCAGTTTTTAGATGAGGTATTTGAGTGAATGGAGGATTTCAAGATAAAGCATTTTATAAATGATGGCACTAAATAGATAGCACTGATTCAACATGTGTCGTCATCTAGAAATGGTTTTACAACTTCGTGCACCTAAATACCTGGTGTAAAAAATTAGCTTGTATTTGGCCTTACAGGGCTACCGCCAACCGGATTACATATTGTTGGTTTGAAGTCTATAATTTTAGTTAAGGTAAGAAATTTTTGCATACCTAATCCGTTCATTCTCATCGGCAGCAACTACAATAGGAGAAAAAGGGTGAAGGAGGGCCGTCTTTGTTCCCGTTTCAAACTTTGTATCCCAATTAGCAATCGGAATATTGCTGAGCCCGCTTATTGCTGATCGATGACAAAAGAAGGTTGTGATACAGTTCAAGTAACTAGTATAGATATAGAACAAGACAAAAGATACACAGATAAAAATAACTTACATGAATGCTGGCATTTTGCAATATGCTCCAGcgaaaacttttttttttcttctctttgggCTGCTATCTCTTCATTAGCATCTGCTCCGCCAAGAAGAGGTTTGGAAAAGTGACCACAGCTCCAGTTGTAGATAGTTGATTGTGGAAGCAAACTCCGTTCAGACCCGCTTACACCTAAAATCGGATCAGCCAATCCAGAGTCGGGAGAACCCAGCAGATGAGGTCGGAGCTCTAGCGAACAAACTCTCCTCAGTCCAGTTAAATAGCTTGTTTGCGGAGGGCTTACCGGAGGAGTCCTAAATGTTAACGGTAGGTGGCCTGTCAACATAAATTTCATGGTTAAGTTACTTAGAAGTTTATAATGGACAAAAACTTCAAGATTCACAtcaaatgatgatttaaaaacactGCATAACCAACTTACCTGTATGCATGTCAAACCAAGAGGATGAGCGAACTAGGCCAGCCAGAGGAGTGTGAGATGCTGATGCTGCTTCACCTGGTCGGCCATTGGACTTGGAGGGTTTCGCAACAATTTGTTCAATCCCAATAACAGAAAGCACACGCCGCCCAAGGCTTGCAATACGTGGAGATGGATCTTTAGCTAAGGTAAACATAGCTAGAACACTCTGCGAATAGATAGCATTATCCAGCGGTCTTGGCTGATGGACAACTCCATTGCTGACACCATCATGGATGATTCCAACATCAGAATGCAAGGAGGAGTCATCAGCTAATGGAGATCCTTGCATTAGCCCGGAAAAAGGTTCTTGGAGGCTGCTTGAGATCCTTCCTTCACGAGCCACTGGTTGGCTATCAGGGCTAGCTCTAGTCAGAGAACCCATGTCTGAAGAAGCAACTATTGAAGTCCCAGAGTCATGAAACTTGGCCATTGAAGGGAGAGAAGTTCGCAGAGAATTTTGGGGCTTCCAGTATGAATCTGCAACTGACTTTAGATGTTGTTTGTGTCCAAAAGCAAACCGTGCGAGAGCTGTGAGACAATAACAACATGTTGAGACTATTCAGAATATACAATCCAAGCATTAGTTTCAAGCTTTCTAAGCGGAAGAGATATTAGTTAAAAAGgttattaattttagttaatatAGACACTAGAGATCATATAATACGACTAAACATGTAgtttatttttcctttgaaCTTGATGACACATGATGCAAATAATGCTACAATTAAGCATGATGATCAAACGTCAACATGTTTTGCATACCTACAGCAACCTCTGTTCGGACAAGCGGGCTCCCATCTGAAACTACATCTAAGAGACTTTTTATGATAATATCTTCAACtatattttcatcatcatcaaattcttcatcACAAACACCTTTACCAGAGTCAAACCCAACATCAAGTAAGGTACCCAAGGCAAAAACAGCAGCAGCCCTGACCTGCAAGAGATTGGTGTGGCCAGCAATTAGACTGCTAtttcaaagcaaaaacaaatactgaaaTCTTATAAGTTAGCTAAGCTTCTGGCGAAGCACCACCTCTGGTTGGGCCTCGGAAAGCAGAGGTATCAACTTCTCAGAAGCATTTGCCTCCCTACCCATTATCTGGGCCTCCAAATAGTCCTCCCACAACTTTCCAAGACAAAGACAAAGCCATTGTAGAAACAATGGTTCTGGCGGTGGATCACATAGTTGGGTTGCTTCGAGGTGCCCCAGACAAACAGCAATTAAATTAGCTTCAAGACATGATTCTTGGCCTCGTTTGTAGCCATCGACAATAACAGCCAAAATAAACGCAGCCATAGCACGTTGTTCTGGGAATGCATCAGAACTATCTAAAAATCGAATGAAATATATGTGGCCCCGGTCCTTCACAAGATCAACTTGACAggactatataaaaaaaaaaaaaaaatctctcaaaCGTTAGCAAAATTCAAAGAATGAAAACGAGTAGCACAATAGAACAACGACAAAGATAAGGAACATGTCCCAATGTCCACAGATTAGGAGCAAGATGCCCATAGAAATGTTAGTCCCAATTTTTATGGCATTTAGAATTTATCTTAGGAATAATTATATGAACAACATTTATCTTGGTCTTTCTCATcatgaagaaaacagagtcacGTTAATAATGCATCCCCAAAAGGAAGTAGCAGAGGTATAACAAGAAACGAACAAGCAGAGACATACGAAACTGCATGTACCTTATCAAGTGCTAGGATCTTTGTCCATATGAAAACAAGAATCTGCCGTAGCTCAATAGTTGTTGTTTGCAGCAGCTTCACTACGCAAGGATATATTCCAACAGATAAGGCctataaaaatattcacatCAAGTAAGGACATCACACAAGATAACATGGGAGAGGAAATGTCTAAGAACAAGGGAAAAACAGGACTTCAAGGCATTAGAGGTACCAAATCGACAGCCCAAGGACCCATATCAAGAAATCTTCCAAGAAGCACCAGAGCACGATACCGATGGCACTGGCTAAGTAAGACCTGATACGAATCAGATTCCAAGTAAGCTAAGATGGTAggatatatatagatattagatggaagaggaagaatgaAGCCAGTGATTGCTCCCTAGATCATCAATAAGAAAGAAGCAGTGTCGATGAATGACAAATAGATATGAATAGTTTCTCATGGACCATAAGATAGGGGCCTTCTTTTAAAACACAGGAGGGGTAAATTTAGGGTTCAGGTGGCACCTGAAGAACAATAGGTAACTGCTCTGGTGGCTTCTTATGCTCAGATCCATGATCCAGCCAGACCTCAAAAGCTGTCAGTTGCTCAGTGAAAAATGAACTTGGCTAGATAAAGGAGAGTAACAAGCATTATCAACAAGACAGACATCATACCAAATCATACAATTACAAGGAAATATAATAATGGacaaaacaaacctgaaaCTCCGTATTTGGGTCCAGAAAAAATTGAGGAAGCTGAGAAAGGCAGATTTCAGCAGCCATGTCCCATGCATCCCTGGAAAACAGCTATTAGCGGAGGTAAAGAGCTCAGACACACAATTCATCAAAATGCAAACTAGGGATAACGTCCAATACCACATATGATGCTGATGCGTAGGAGGTAGCATAGGATGTGATATTGGGGTACAATTTCCGGACCGCATTATCCTCTCAGCTAGTAAGAAATTTCGGAAAAGGCTAGCAACCAACAAGTCCTGTCTGAATAATCTCTGGAAAAGTTCTGTGGGGTAAAACTAACTTCATGAGGAatggagaaaacaaacaagaagtCAAACTTGAGAGTTTGGTCTTGATactattttttgtcaacaattttGCATTGATTCATTAGGGGGAAAGTTTGGGAAGTACCGCGTGGAAGCACATTCCAGGCAATGGTGTCTGTGACTGCAGTGAAGATCCAGTTCAACTCTCCTAACAATGTTTTACGGTCATTTTGGCGACCGGGAATTCTATCAATAAGTGATTCATCTATAAATTCTTTCAGAAGAGAACGTCTGCAGAACCTGCAAAGAAAAGCCTCTGTGAAAGCTGAAAGCTAAACAAAACTGCACAGATCCGGATGAACATAAATGAAAGGCAGATAACCTGAAGAATAGAAATGATAGGAAACATACAAAAGAACTGAAGGCGTGCATTTCAATAAGTAACATGGGAGGAGAAGGCTATCAATAGGATAATAAGATGACCCAATTAGTCTAAGTAGAACTAGTTCTCATTCTCAACCAGTCACATCCAAcgttaaaattcaaaataattacgACAAACCATATGTAATCCTAAGTGTCCTATGCAAACTAGTATGGCAGCTGACAATAACCATATATCCTAATTAAGTCAACTTTCTGGGAATTACTGCATCAATCaaccttcaaaaaaaaaaacatatgcaGTAAAACTTGATccaactaaatttttttgatggaAAAAGACCATGTTTCAGACAGAAGAAGGGTGACACCAAGTACTTGAAACAAGACAGAGATTAGAAGAGAAATTTACCATTTCAATGCGATATTAATAGGTGTTGTGAGGCAAGAAGTAAAAACGTCAGCTGGAAATTCAACACTCTGAGGAAGTGTCTCATGTACATCACAAGCAGCCAGTAGAATACAGTCCTTCGGGGGTCCAGAAGATTCCCCCTCGTGAAGCTATAGTAAGGAGTGAAACAATTTGATCATCATACGAAACACCAATTGTAAAACTCAGCAGGTATCCACACAATAAGAGTAATTTGTTACCTCGGCGAAGGCATTGAGGATCACCCTAGCAGCAGAGCAGTCAAAAACGTAAATGGTGGGTGTTTTCAACCAGGAATCAAGCTCGCTGACTGGCAAGGGAATGTACTGCGTAAAATTCTGCACACACAAGATGAATAGGTGGCTGATAACAGACTTCTAAGAACATGGACAATGtagagagaaaggaaagaaaactGACCTTATTGTAAACCCAGATTTCACCATTAGGTGTAGGTTTAGGGACACCATGCCCGTTATAGTGAAACAAAACTCTCTCAGTCTTTGCATATTTCCGGCAAGACAAGCAGAGCTTCCTGACATCGTCCTTTGTAGGATCCAATTCGACTTTATATCGAgcctgaaaataaaacatagaatACAAATGAAGAGGAAGCCAAACATTCAACAAAGGAAGGAGCTGGAAATGAAGTAATCACCCGAGCCAGCCATCTCTCGTACTGAATGCTCAAGTTTTGGCCAATAGCCTCAAGAGCTCTTCTTGGGGGAAACATAGAAAAAGGATCTGCgagatcaaaacaaaagaagggAAAAATGATTGCGGGAAacattgaaataaaaaaagaagaagatgagagttAAGTGAAAGTTGGGACCTATCCAGCATTCGAGTCTTGCGCAGGGAGAAATCTTAATAACATCAGGGGGATCAACAGTAATGTGCAAACACATAACTAGAGCAACACATCCTGTTTTCATCTGCCATTGAAAAAGAGTGAGCAAGAAGAGTACACAATCTAGTGGCAACAAAATAGATTGGGAGGAGAAACTAACTCGCTCTTTAAGGCGCCATCTTGGGGGTTGGACGATGTCGGATGCGTCGTCGTGTCTAAGGTCACAGAGCACAAGAGTCTGAGGCAAGTATGCCATGCTTGTGGCGGCGGAGAGGTTCTCATAGCTGCTACTTGCGACTCTGGGAGAGGCGATGATGGACACACGGGAATCATCGTGAGCGGAGGAGGCGCAGTTGTCGTCGTCGTCGTAGAGGTGATTGGTGACAACAGTAACGGAAGATTGAGAGAGCCTGGAGACCATCAAGTCCCCTAATGCCATCCAAATTGAACAATGAGAAAGCGAATTCAATCAGCAAAGCCACTGTTGTGCACTGCAGGGAGAATGAGCGGATGACGAAGAGATAATCCGGTAAGGACGGAGAAGAGCGAAGCGGAAGCCCTAGGAACACCGGAGGAGATGAAGAGTTAGATGGTGGTGcacaaagagagaaatgtgGAGAAATGCCAAATTTTGGGATTTTGTCGTCagcagcaaaaaaaaaaaaaaaagaagaagaagaagaagatgaagaaacggAAAGTCGTCAATGTGTGTTGCGTTTTgtctcctcttctctcttttctcttttttttttttttttttaattaatgataGTAATATATACCACCTgggaaatcaacaaaatttgtttctttttcaatatacataaatttaaGGAAAATAATGTTGCacatctatatttttatttcaccTAAATTACAGCAAAATTATTCAAcgatttcttttcattttattttgagattttggatttttatgtatttttaaaattaataaagagaaattcttcaaatttagggtttacttattttttcaataattctttatatatttgataaaattgaAAGATGATTAGAAATGCCTAAAAGTAAGATTGAGACGTCCTGTTCGGAGCTTGGACTCGTTGAGTAGAGACATGGGAGCTGAGTTTGGTATGATTGACTTGACGCCATGGAAGATCATTCGCGATTCTCCCCCGAATATTAACACATCTCCTGATTCTAATATCACTCCTTGAGCTTCTTCTacgtctctcttctctccgtACAAGAACTCTGCAGAATCACCTATGGAGAAGGACACTATCGGCAACCCTCTTGCTATACTCTCTTCGCTTTCGTCACGGTCCTGCCATAGTTATACGCCAATACAAAACAACGCATTATTAGTGTCAAGAGAACCCTTCAAAGAGGTTTAAAGTCAAACTGCACAACACCTGATGGAGACCAAGTCTTCCAGTTTCTGAGTAGAAATTGACTATGCAAATGTCTGGTGACATCACTGGAAGTATCCTCTCCGCATCTTCTGTTCCTGATTCTCTATCTATGAGAGCATGTGCCTCTCGGATCGCCTTTTCTACCAAGACATTAAATGTGACAGGGATCTCTGGTGCTTTACTATCAATGTCAGTGTTTTTCCTGTATTTAGTCTGAGGATCCCAGTTTCGCCCAAGGCACATCATTTGCAGATGAAGCTTTGAACCAACACTATACCCCGGTTGGTAAAATCCTGTGGGCTTAACACCAAGTTCTCGGCATGTTTTCACAATGTCAACCTATAAGCATGTACAACTCTTTACTTTACTAGAGAAATATGTGGATTATGTGATCATTTTCACAGTTTTTTACCTGTATATCAGGCGTAAGGAAGTCTTTAAGAAGCACCATTCCAGGCCTTATAACTTTGTGTTTATTACTAACTTCAACagtttctctgtttgtttcatcCGCCAAAATCCAATCTTTTATACTTGTATCATTTCTTTCGAGGACTGAAGAACATATGTCGAAAGGCGGAGGATCCTTTATCCTCTGAGGACTTTGATCCCTACTCTTGAATCCAGAATTCCTGTGATTCCTAACCTTGcggattttcaaattttgagatTGTGAACTTTtactagaagaagaagggttgGTAGAATCAAAATGAACCATACTTGTTGGAGAGCCAATACCAGCGCCAACCTCAAAAGTTGTCCCATTGGATTCTTCATGTAAAAACCGTGAAGCCCGTCTCCTCCTCCTATTCTTACATCCCAAATTCCTCTGCAAAGACAAAGCATCCTTACCGCTTGTCCAGTTTTGAAGCTGTGAACTTTGACATGGAGTAGAAGGATTGGTAGAACCAAGATAAAACTTCTTCGTCTTAGAGCCACCAGTAAGTGGTGGAAATTGCTCTTCATAATCATTAAGTGAGTCAAGCGATGCAGTCTGCTTAACAGAATTAACATAACGTGTCCTTTAGATACCGCCACGATTATGCTTTGATCATAGGAAAATCACTGGGAGCCAATGGAGAGTTCATAATCTCTAAACAACAGTACTTGATATGGTATGCCACTggaaattgaatataaactATGAAAGCATGAGAGCATTTTTTTCCAATCAAATTCATGCGATCAGCGGCATAGtaaaaatggttcaaaatCAGCGAAACTAGGTTGAAAGATAATAGTCTAGAGAATGCGAAAACGATCACTCACATGCGTCTTTGGGATCGGAGAGTGAGGAGAAGAACTCATTATCGTCCTACTCGCCGACGGAGAGCACAGCCGAAGGACGATCTGGTGGCGGGAAGTAAGATGAAACGAGCGATGGATAGAGTTCAACATAGTCGAAGAAGCCTCGATTTATCGGCGACGACAAGAGACGCATCGTCTTCTACGCCGTCGGCGCAGAGCcttctttctaattatatattgatctTCCCGAGAACACATCAGTAATTTCAAATTACACTATTTTAATTACATGGGCCCATGGGCCTCGTAACATAGATAGCAAGGGTCTTCCACATTAATTTGTGGGAGCGAAATGAGTTTTCTACGCGCACGACAGGCGGGTGATGAACACGCTCGAATGGTAGCCGCCGACACCTTCCTTAACTTATTAACTCAACATACTTTAGTGTCAAATCTTAGTTTATGTCAGTATTCAAACGTATTGTTACATCTAACAggaaaaaggtaaattaaaaTCTTGACTCTAAAACCTACCAGGTaatatagaagaaagaaagatgtgtagattttatcttttaaaaatggacCAAATGATTCTGCTATTTCGAGTGTGAGGAGGTTGTAGAAAACCAATCATAttcgacaaaaaatcaattaagaaGAAACCAACCACCAAACCCCATTCATTAATTTCCTTTGCTTGGAAGACAGCTAAATTAACACCAAAGAAGGCTTGTTCAAACTCACAGTTACATTTTTACACGGAACCATCCATATACAAAAAGACACACTTGCCAAAAGCTATACTTAAATTATCAAAGTTTTAGTCATGCACTTTAAACCAAAGTGAATGCGACAGTTACTATAATAATCTTCTGATCAATTTACGTAACTCTTGTAACTGTTCATTGCTcttatttaacaaaaaggTAAACGTATTATATGATTCGGAGTTGCATTACCGACACAAACtgattaaatattataataataagacGATGGAAcacaaaataaactaatatatgaaaaacattttataaaatttcaacgttttattttccaaattttgcAGCGGAATTAGCAGAGGAAACATCTGCGGATTCCGAAGCAGGAAGTGGATTGTGATCTCTGAATTGGGTAGTCAGCAGAAGAGTCGAAGGATGAAAATCTTCGCATGACATTCCTTTCTGTTTGAAACTTGAACAGATCGTACTCATTTTCGTCGATCAACACTCTCTCCGACAGAGATGGTGGTGATGAAGCCGACAGTTTCTTAGCCTTACCATTGTGATCGCCCGATAGCCAGAAGAGCCTTGTCGGGATTAGTGCGAGGATTTTCTTGGTGGACTTTTTGGAACGGCGGCGGATTTGGTCGccggagaaagagaaatgagaCGGCGGAGGAGTGAGAGGTGGCAGAGTAGGTAGCTCAGAGGAGGGGTGTTTGGGTGTGCCTGGATGAGATTCCCATTCGAAAGGGACGGCACCGGCGGCTCCGTCGTAGTAGTAGATTCTAAAGGAAGGACAAGCAGCTGATACCGACGAAAAACGTTGTTTGGTCGACGGTAGCTTACCGGAGAAGGTGGCGGTGTCTTGCTTTTTCAGTGAGAGTGAAGCTGCCCGCTCAGATCCCGCGTTTGGCATTATTGTCTTgggagagtgagagagagagagggaaggaaagagagggagagatgTGTGCATGAGACATATGGAGTCAATCTATCATGTATATATGGGTGCCTGGTGTCTTTGGTACGGTTTTTACTTTTGGGCTTATTTGTTTGGCTTTGGTGTCTA includes:
- the RAPTOR2 gene encoding regulatory-associated protein of TOR 2 (RAPTOR2), with translation MALGDLMVSRLSQSSVTVVTNHLYDDDDNCASSAHDDSRVSIIASPRVASSSYENLSAATSMAYLPQTLVLCDLRHDDASDIVQPPRWRLKERMKTGCVALVMCLHITVDPPDVIKISPCARLECWIDPFSMFPPRRALEAIGQNLSIQYERWLARARYKVELDPTKDDVRKLCLSCRKYAKTERVLFHYNGHGVPKPTPNGEIWVYNKNFTQYIPLPVSELDSWLKTPTIYVFDCSAARVILNAFAELHEGESSGPPKDCILLAACDVHETLPQSVEFPADVFTSCLTTPINIALKWFCRRSLLKEFIDESLIDRIPGRQNDRKTLLGELNWIFTAVTDTIAWNVLPRELFQRLFRQDLLVASLFRNFLLAERIMRSGNCTPISHPMLPPTHQHHMWDAWDMAAEICLSQLPQFFLDPNTEFQPSSFFTEQLTAFEVWLDHGSEHKKPPEQLPIVLQVLLSQCHRYRALVLLGRFLDMGPWAVDLALSVGIYPCVVKLLQTTTIELRQILVFIWTKILALDKSCQVDLVKDRGHIYFIRFLDSSDAFPEQRAMAAFILAVIVDGYKRGQESCLEANLIAVCLGHLEATQLCDPPPEPLFLQWLCLCLGKLWEDYLEAQIMGREANASENLIAGHTNLLQVRAAAVFALGTLLDVGFDSGKGVCDEEFDDDENIVEDIIIKSLLDVVSDGSPLVRTEVAVALARFAFGHKQHLKSVADSYWKPQNSLRTSLPSMAKFHDSGTSIVASSDMGSLTRASPDSQPVAREGRISSSLQEPFSGLMQGSPLADDSSLHSDVGIIHDGVSNGVVHQPRPLDNAIYSQSVLAMFTLAKDPSPRIASLGRRVLSVIGIEQIVAKPSKSNGRPGEAASASHTPLAGLVRSSSWFDMHTGHLPLTFRTPPVSPPQTSYLTGLRRVCSLELRPHLLGSPDSGLADPILGVSGSERSLLPQSTIYNWSCGHFSKPLLGGADANEEIAAQREEKKKFSLEHIAKCQHSSISGLSNIPIANWDTKFETGTKTALLHPFSPIVVAADENERIRVWNYEEATLLNGFDNNDFPDKGISNLCLVNELDDSLLLVASCDGSVRIWKDYATKGRQKLVTGFSSIQGQKPGASGLNAVVDWQQQSGYLYVSGESLSIMVWDLDKEQLVKSMPFESGCSVTALSASQVHGSQLAAGFADGSVRLYDVRTPDFLVCATRPHQRVEKVVGLSFQPGLDPAKIVSASQAGDIQFLDLRRPKETYLTIDAHRGSLTALGVHRHAPIIASGSAKQLIKVFSLKGEQLGIIKYHTSFMGQQIGPVSCLAFHPYQMLLAAGAAGSFVSLYTHHNTQLPR
- the RAPTOR2 gene encoding regulatory-associated protein of TOR 2 (RAPTOR2), producing the protein MALGDLMVSRLSQSSVTVVTNHLYDDDDNCASSAHDDSRVSIIASPRVASSSYENLSAATSMAYLPQTLVLCDLRHDDASDIVQPPRWRLKERMKTGCVALVMCLHITVDPPDVIKISPCARLECWIDPFSMFPPRRALEAIGQNLSIQYERWLARARYKVELDPTKDDVRKLCLSCRKYAKTERVLFHYNGHGVPKPTPNGEIWVYNKNFTQYIPLPVSELDSWLKTPTIYVFDCSAARVILNAFAEGESSGPPKDCILLAACDVHETLPQSVEFPADVFTSCLTTPINIALKWFCRRSLLKEFIDESLIDRIPGRQNDRKTLLGELNWIFTAVTDTIAWNVLPRELFQRLFRQDLLVASLFRNFLLAERIMRSGNCTPISHPMLPPTHQHHMWDAWDMAAEICLSQLPQFFLDPNTEFQPSSFFTEQLTAFEVWLDHGSEHKKPPEQLPIVLQVLLSQCHRYRALVLLGRFLDMGPWAVDLALSVGIYPCVVKLLQTTTIELRQILVFIWTKILALDKSCQVDLVKDRGHIYFIRFLDSSDAFPEQRAMAAFILAVIVDGYKRGQESCLEANLIAVCLGHLEATQLCDPPPEPLFLQWLCLCLGKLWEDYLEAQIMGREANASEKLIPLLSEAQPEVRAAAVFALGTLLDVGFDSGKGVCDEEFDDDENIVEDIIIKSLLDVVSDGSPLVRTEVAVALARFAFGHKQHLKSVADSYWKPQNSLRTSLPSMAKFHDSGTSIVASSDMGSLTRASPDSQPVAREGRISSSLQEPFSGLMQGSPLADDSSLHSDVGIIHDGVSNGVVHQPRPLDNAIYSQSVLAMFTLAKDPSPRIASLGRRVLSVIGIEQIVAKPSKSNGRPGEAASASHTPLAGLVRSSSWFDMHTGHLPLTFRTPPVSPPQTSYLTGLRRVCSLELRPHLLGSPDSGLADPILGVSGSERSLLPQSTIYNWSCGHFSKPLLGGADANEEIAAQREEKKKFSLEHIAKCQHSSISGLSNIPIANWDTKFETGTKTALLHPFSPIVVAADENERIRVWNYEEATLLNGFDNNDFPDKGISNLCLVNELDDSLLLVASCDGSVRIWKDYATKGRQKLVTGFSSIQGQKPGASGLNAVVDWQQQSGYLYVSGESLSIMVWDLDKEQLVKSMPFESGCSVTALSASQVHGSQLAAGFADGSVRLYDVRTPDFLVCATRPHQRVEKVVGLSFQPGLDPAKIVSASQAGDIQFLDLRRPKETYLTIDAHRGSLTALGVHRHAPIIASGSAKQLIKVFSLKGEQLGIIKYHTSFMGQQIGPVSCLAFHPYQMLLAAGAAGSFVSLYTHHNTQLPR